The Entelurus aequoreus isolate RoL-2023_Sb linkage group LG04, RoL_Eaeq_v1.1, whole genome shotgun sequence nucleotide sequence GTAATTGAATAAGTCAGATCATGAATCCTTCATTAATTACCAGGGAAGGTAATTATTGCATTATTCAACCTTGACCTCACAAAAGTTCTTCTGGatgaacggaaaaaaaaaaaagaaatcttgtAGCACGCCTTCCCAGAAAGAGGGTATGTGGTGTAACTGCAAAAACACGTGTGTAgttatacaaaagccaaaagcagtgaagttgtcacgttgtgtaaatgctaaataaaaacagaatacaatgatttgcaaatccttttcaacttatattcaattgaatagactgcaaagacaagatatttaatgttcacactggaaaacttgttattttttgcaaatattagctcatttggaatttgatgcctgcaacatgtttagaaaaagctggcacaagtggcaacaaagactgagaaagttgaagaatgctcatcaaacacttatttggaacatcccacaggtgaacaggctaattgggaacaggtgggtgccatgattgggtataaaagtagattccatgaaatgctcagtcattcacaaacaaggatggggcgagggtcaccactttgtcaacaaatgcctgagcaaagtgttgaacagtttaagaacaacctttctcaagcagctattgcaaggaatttagggatttcaccatctacgctccgtaatatcatcaaaaggttcagagaatctggagaaaaccaacattgaatgctcgtgactttcaatccctcaggcggtactgcatcaacaagcgacatcagtgtgtaaaggatatcactacatgggctcaggttcacttcagaaaaccatggTCAGTAACTCCAGTTcgacgctacatctgtaagtgcaagttaaaactctactatgcaaatccaaagccatttatcaacaacacccagaaacgccgccggcttctctgggcctgagttcatctaagatggactgatacaaagtggaaacattttctgtggtctgacgagtccacatttctaattgtttttggaaactgtggacatcgtgtcgtccgaaccaaagaggaaaagaaccatataggtgcaaagtgtaaaaggcagcatgtgtgatggtatgggggtgtattagtggccaagacatgggtaacttacacatctgtgaaggcaccattaatgctgaaaggtacatacagcttttggagcaacatatgttgccatccaagcaacgttaccatggacgcccctgcttatttcagcaagacaatgccaagccacgtgttacatcaacgtggcttcatagtaaaagagtgcgggtactagactggcctgcctgtagtccagacattgaaaatgtgtggcacctgcaatgtgagaagggagacccccggactgttgaacaacttaagctgtacatcaagcaagaatgggaaagaattccacttcaaaaatgtgtctcctcacttcccaaacctttactgagtgttgttaaaaggaaaggccatgtaacacagtggtaaaaatgcccctgtgacaacttttttgcaatgtgttgctgccattaaattctaagttaatgattatttgaaaaaaataaaagaaatatgttgtctttgcagtctattcaattgaatataagtccacaaggatttgcaaatcattgtattctgtttttatttagcatttacacaacatgccaacttcactgcttttgggttttgtacatagtgTAGTTGAACTGTGATTCCAGCAGGTGTGTCTCACCTCGTTGGGTGGTTTTAGTGAGTGGTGTGTCTCCTGTTGCGGTTTGTTCTCCGCCTCGGGCTCCTGGTCGGCACAGCTGGGCTGAGTGCTGGAGGCAACAGGTCGGTGGTACTGAGTGGTGCCGGTGGGTATGTGCCAGAAGTAGACCTCTGATGAGTCGGAGATTTCCCGCCAGCCTGGGGGTAGGTCCCCCTCACCCCAAACATCTGCTACTGGAGCGATAAGACACATATTTACATTGAGTGCATACCAttttgtactgtgtgtgtgtgtgtggaaagagAATGGGGATCATTACAGCTGTTGTCATGGCAACCTTTTCCCCATCCCCTAAAGTAGCGTCCATGGGCAATAACCTCCTTTTTTCTTCATATTTCTAATTCTTTCTGCTTTTGCGTCCCTTTTTGAAGTCATTTCCTTTCCTTGCCACGCCCGATCTGCAGTGTCCTAGCCTTCCATCCATCCTAATCACTCTTTGTGACATAAGGTGGCTCGGTGTGGTCTTCAGCAGTATTGGAGTGTCGAAGGAGGGGCCGTTGATATATGGCCACAGTAAAAAGCAGGagtcgagagagagagagaacacaTTGTTGGAAGTGGCATTTGAAGATTATATGTGGAAACTAGCACTTCTACTCTTCAACCGCTGGACACAAAAGTGTGACATTTTGTTCAATCTAGCACTCCGGCTGTGTTGCCTGCGCTATTATTGTTCTCACAGATACACCACATGGTGGTTCTGTTATTGGACTCCATAAGTCTGACACGGCACAATGCCAGCTCTACAACAACACCCGTCATACCTTCAACTTGTTTTGCCAAATTTAGCACACACCTGGACAGATAAGCACATGTCCGTAAAACAAGGCTGTCCAAACTGTGGCCCGCCAGCGTCTCcagtttggcccgcgagacgtcatggaTTTTaaataccctatttttcggactataaggtgcacttaaaattctttcattttctcaaaactgtacagtgcgccttataacccggtgcgcctaatgaacggaatatttttggttgtgcttaccgaccttgaagctattttatttggtacatggtgaaatgataagtgtgaccagtagatggcagtcacgcataagatatacctgtagactgcaatatgatggaagtcacagataagagatatgtgtagactagagatgtccgataatggcttttttgccgatattccgatattgtccaactcttaattaccgatgccgatatcaaaaattatgatgatagtatatatgatagtatatatctgtatcatgaatcaatttaagtggaccccgacttaaacaagttgaaaaacttattcgggtgttaccatttagtggtcaattgtacggaatatgtacttcactgtgcaacctactaataaaagtctcaatcaatcaatcaaaaaaaaaacgataccaatatatacagttgtggaattaattattttgcctaatttggacaaccagatatggtgaagataatgtcctttttaaaaaaaaaaataaaaaaaataaaaaaataatataaataaataaataaaaaatttcttgaataaaaaagaaagtaaaacaatataaaaacagttacatagaaactagtaatgaatgaaaatgagtaaaatgaagtgttaaaggttagtactattagtggagcagcagcacgcacaatcatgtgtgcttacggactgtatcccttgcagactgtattgatatatattgatatataatgtaggaagcagaatattaataacagaaagaaacaacccttttgtgtgaatgagtgtaaatgggggaaggaggttttttggcttggtgcactaattgtaagtgtatcttctgttttttatgttgatatattaaaaaaacaaaaacaaaaaaaaaccgataccgatattaaaaaaccaataccgataatttccgatattacattttaaagcatttatcggccgatattatcggacatctctagtgtagaCTACATGACTtatgtaaacaacaccaacattttatatgttccattgaaaatatagaacattacacacggcgctcaaaaatctatcaaaatgttttagtacgacattggtaagctatgaagccgcaccgctaccatgaatttattaacgtggaccccgatttaaacaagttgaaaaacttattcgggtgttaccatttagtggtcaaatgtacggaatatgtactgtactgtgcaatctactaataaaagtttcaatcaatcaatcagtggattgtactgtgcttcaacataggagtattattatgctgtgtgtacaaggtaagacatattatctggcgttttgtttcgcaatattatgcaaaagcaacttttcttaccttctggtacctgctgatctgtatttgggatctgcataaatcctgaaaatttgcgcgcttccgcctttgtagtttgtggtgacaccgtagtggataagcttcttctttttctctatcttcttgttatgtgacattcatcctccgctgttgccatttctaatataaagtagtgtaaagttcttacttatatctgtcagtaaactcgccatgaaagcactaaaacataccggtgtagtgagtttacattattcacccaaggaactttagttattagagagtttcggttggacgtttttttcacgggacacatttcgggcgttgttgttgcactagtgagccacggatgaggagatgctgctccgttattgattgaagtaaagtctgaatgtcattaaaacagttagcgccatcttttgacacttcttccactcccgtccttgcacgctacaccgctacaacaaagatgccgaaggtgagccacgtaaataagagcgcccacaaaacggcgcatcctgaagcgactgtcagaaagcggcttgaagatgatgtgtaaaacatcatctatgcaacattttgaccaaagaaccaccattacatgttatgtagaccacagggaagtcttttacatttagaaaaaaataataacaatatgaccaatttaatgtgccctataatccggtgcgccttttgtatggaaTAGACCTGATTGGCAGTGCCGCTcatcgccttataatccggtacgccctatggtctggaaaatacggtacctgacATTATGATTGCTGGCACATTTGCCACCCATCTTGAGGACACAGTTGATAAATCAGGTAAATGACCATTAATTGTGGTTTGAGCCAAATTCAGCAcggcattcacttatatgacccaatccaaacaacctttcccactcatggcgcaaaaacaaaatgcaaccaacacaattAGTCAACacaaatggtcacacataacacaacctgctcactgaactttgtggatattagaaaaaaaaaaagtccaaacaccataaaaaattcaaaattaggCCCATTTAAATCAGTTACAATGCATGgtggaaaaaatgcaaaacactctgtgcacacttatccatgtttggtgcattttagctgcttgatatttgtgattgattacaaaacttgaaGGAGGTCATCATGAAAGTAAACAAGCTAGGAGTCGAATtttcacataccgtatttttcggactataagtctcagtttttttcatagtttggccgggggtgcaacttatactcaggagcgacttatgtgtgaaattattaacacattaccgtaaaatccatccattttctaccgcttattcccttcggggtcgcggggggcgctggagcctatattagcgtcaaatatccaataatattattgatgtcattcacgtaagagactagacgtataagatttcatgggatttagcgattaggagtgacagtaaacgtatagcatgttctatatgttatagttatttgaatgactcttaccataatatgttacgttaacatagcagttggttatttatgcctcatataacgtacacttattcagcctgttgttcactagggatgatgttcgaaaccggttctcccggttgttcgataagaaaagaaccaattccatggactcgaatccctttttgagaacaggTTCCCGTTACCGAGGCCactatataatgataaatgggttatacttgtatagcacttttctaccttcaaggtactcaaagtgctttgacactatttccacattcacacacacattcacacacacattcacacacattcacacactgatggcgggagctgccatgcaaggcgctaaccagcagccatcaggggcaagggtgaagtgtcttgcccaaggacacaacggacgtgactaggaaggtagaaggtgggaattgaaccccagtaaccagcaaccctccgattgctggcacggccactctatcaacttcgccacgccagagttggttctttattagaatccctgggaacgaatcccgtcctacaggaaatgccctgtgacaCGTCCCAGGAAATGGAGTAGcgcagtcattaggcggcagatacagaagcagcaacaacaatggaccggaaaaaacgcctcaaggcatggcttcattttacaaaaaaatacgacgaggaaacgcctatctgcaattattgccaggcttcgctctcaagtaaggggggaagtacaacaagcatgatgaaacatgttcaggccgtacataacctgaaggttagagaaaggtgtcgtggagtcattcctggaggaggccacactgatggaccccagaaggatgttccaatagcagcagaagtgcactttttggagagctgtattattttcagtttcgtgcccaagggactgattttgtttaacactatattattatttatacacctatagtgatcacagagacaggttgtttttgtgttactgtatatatttgtttttctgaaaaatcccacttaatatactttaggtaacaacagtcaatatttattttttttattttatttttttaggggggtaacaacagtcaatagttaattatttattttatttttttcttataaaataaaagtgagcttttgttaaaccaaatattgtgtgttttttccatatataacaacctatctggattcgataagagaatcgataaggaatcggttcaataagaggatttgataatgggcttgaactcgataatttcttatcaaacattatccctattgttcactattctttgtttattttaaattgcctttcaaatgtctattcttggtgttggcttttatcaaataaatttccccaaaaaatgtgacttatactccagtgtgacttatatatgttttttcccttctttattatgcattttcggccgttgcgacttatactccggagcgacttatactccgaaaaatacggtactcttaatattcaattatattaTTTGTTATAGATCCATTATATTAGtagaatatgtacacatatataggctatatattttgttactcaACATGCCAACAATGTAGTCCCCTGCTGTAAAATTTCAACAAGATGATTTACATGTAAAAATGGTCGACAGATAGAGATATTCCTGATCCCATTCATGGGATTTGATCGATGCCGATATTTGCCTAGTTTGCTGAGCCCAGCCGATCTTGTTTACATGGCTAAGGTTTGTAAACACGGGCAAGATTCCATCAAAAGGACTGGACGCTCGGTGACGCACAATTGTGGGGCTGTGTGGCTCAGATGCTAGAGCAGCCGACCAGAAACTTGAGAGTTCCTGGTtggaatccagcttccgccatccgagtcgctgtcattgtgtccttgggcaagacactccacCCACCTTGTTTCCAGTGCCACACCACACTGGTTGAAATGTAtcttaaatgtagataatgggtttactcaatgtaaagcactttgagtcattactagtccttcacttcacttcacaattggATGTTCATATTCATGGTTACAAACGTGTAGGAGTTGCAAGAATTCCAGGAGggtgcatgtcttgccagaacaccggctcaaatttgagagcaagctgcaacTAACGTGTCGTCTATCCACAGCGCAAAGCCACCTCCAACATACTAATCCTCACAACCAtggccaaaaataaacaaactttCTTCCATGTATCATCTGGAGGACTAGAAGAAAataatggctaagcatgctacatATACACCaagcaggacgacacaagaagctaacttCTGAAGCTTTAATGTAAAGTAGGGCGATGATTGATCCAGATGTCCATACTATCGATACCTATGTTAAAatgattagattgatattttctTTACATGTTTTCATTATCAAAAATACTTGTTTGGTGttttatgttattgtttacaaactcagggagtttaaggaaggctttgagggcaaaacccaaatgacTGAAACGGGAGCCAGCAGTAGTTtgagtttttgtttagttattgtgcactagaCACTTTATTATgttcaataaaatgtttgttgCATTCAATACCACACATTTAATTCATGATCTGACTTATgtttatggatgttctcattcatccaggtcattgtattcagggcattcaatccagtCTAGATCTAGActcgatttgaccaatctaagtctaaaactagctctgaccaatctaagtttaagtctagatctgaccaatataagtgtaagtctagatctgaccagtctaagtttagatctgaccaatctaagtctaagactaaatctgaccaatctaagcctaaaacttgatttgaccaatctaagtctaagactagatctgaccaatctaagtctatgatcatgaactgatgaagtctacttggatgagaggcgaaacgtcttctaagacaaaccaaacagtccagttgtgatcgattgaatgccctgagaataaaatgatctgatttacaacaatactagcaaattaTACACTTAATAAGATAAGTTATTGTGTTTACTTAAGTTACATGCTATAAAAATGTTCAGTTCtgtaatctattgtcaaagtatcggatcgggACTCGAAATCGGATTGGATCGGAGGCCAACAATTTTGATCAGGATATCCATAGTTAGAGAGCAAAATAATATCATCAAACCTGTCTCTTGTGGACTTTGAGGTGTGGGTGACTCCTGGGACAGGGTGGTCCAGCTGGAGTCTTCATCTTCTGATGGCGTATCAGGAGTCAGATCCATTCTTAAGCTGACTTTTGGGAGACCCATCTCTGGTTGGGGATCAGGCATGGCAGGAGGGGGAGCCCGATTCCTTGTCAGGGTGTTCCTCTCACTGGACCTGGACTGCTTAGGGGAGGACGGAGGGTACTGTTGCAGGAACTGGTTCTCATTGTTGGGGTGCAGCTCAACCTTTATCACCCTGGGCTGGGAGCTCCGAGGAGGCTTTGCGGGACTCCTCGGACTTCCCAGCAACTGGACGCAGTGCTCCTCTCGGACCTGGGCTGTAGCCTGATTGTGCATTTGGTTGTCTGCTTCCCACTCTGGGCTGTTGGTAGATGAAGAAGAGGAGGAGCAAAGCGGGGCTTCCACCACTACAGGTAAGAGGGGCTGTCTTGCAGGTGGTGTTTGGTCTtcatcctcttcctcttcttccacctctggcacagtctcTTCCTTGCTGCTGGTCTTCTCTTCCTTCTGACTCTCTCTCTCCTTGACCGGGCTTGGCTGCTCTTTCTCGGGGAAAGACTGCTGCTGCTTCTTCTCCTCATTGTTCTCCTTGTTTCCCCAGCTCAGGTCCCAACCCTTGTCATGGTACTCCAAGAAGCTCTTTGTCCTTCTTCGGAATGGTGGAAGCTGCGAGTTGTCCTTTTCAAACTCGGGCCAGTCAGAGTTGGAGTTGTCCATGGGATCATTGTGGAATTTGCTCAGCTCCTGCTGCTGACTCTCAGCACGCCTCTGCAGGTTGGCCCCATTCTTGGCCAGTTTTGGGTTGGTCGTgttgaagagtgaagatgaggaggacgaggagtagAGGGCTGAACTGGATGAGGACTTAGTGGGGAGGCCTCTGCCCCTGCTAGCTGGTTGATTTTTAGATGACAAGTTATCGCTTATCCCCATGACGCTTCGAACGCTCGTCATTGTGTATCTCTGACGGCTCTTGGGCAAAGTGGCCGAACCTCCGCTCTCTGTGTTGACGGACTCCTTGATGACATCGCGCCCGAGCAGCTGGTTGTATGAGGAGCGCAGGCTGAGGGAAGTGGGAGGGGTGGCAGAAGGACCGCCGCGGTTGGACAGACCCAcattggagggggaggagcccgaACGGGAGAGGGGAGGGGTTTGTACAGACATCATGGCTGACTGGATGCACACAGCAAAGGCAGACCTGTtgggaggaaaagaagaagccaTAATTCTTTATCAGGCAAAACGGCATATTAAATAACTTAACAGTTACCTTTTTGCTTTCAAAAAGGAAGTGCTGAATTTATGATAGTATTGTTTTCTCAGAAAAAGCCAAGTTGTCATCAGGGTTTACAGATTTATGCATACTAACATACGGGTGGTGCCTAAGAGCTTTCCTTCCTGTCAGGCACACACAGTGACCTTAAGCGATGTGGCCATGATACAAGTAGT carries:
- the LOC133649166 gene encoding amyloid beta precursor protein binding family B member 2, with translation MMSVQTPPLSRSGSSPSNVGLSNRGGPSATPPTSLSLRSSYNQLLGRDVIKESVNTESGGSATLPKSRQRYTMTSVRSVMGISDNLSSKNQPASRGRGLPTKSSSSSALYSSSSSSSLFNTTNPKLAKNGANLQRRAESQQQELSKFHNDPMDNSNSDWPEFEKDNSQLPPFRRRTKSFLEYHDKGWDLSWGNKENNEEKKQQQSFPEKEQPSPVKERESQKEEKTSSKEETVPEVEEEEEDEDQTPPARQPLLPVVVEAPLCSSSSSSTNSPEWEADNQMHNQATAQVREEHCVQLLGSPRSPAKPPRSSQPRVIKVELHPNNENQFLQQYPPSSPKQSRSSERNTLTRNRAPPPAMPDPQPEMGLPKVSLRMDLTPDTPSEDEDSSWTTLSQESPTPQSPQETVADVWGEGDLPPGWREISDSSEVYFWHIPTGTTQYHRPVASSTQPSCADQEPEAENKPQQETHHSLKPPNERPSSLVSDSSVEAVPSPSGSSPTSLSCSPTNDVISSALNLSSATCTVNELKDYSIYPDPSLKAFEGATLRYASLKLNPAAPLETVDLNNTFPDGETMSFPVRSLGWVEMAEQDLCEGRSSVAVHQCIRQLSYCRRDIRDSAGVWGEGKGMLLVLQDRMLNLVDPDDRSLLHSQPISNIRVWGVGRDHDRDFAYVARDKNTRVLKCHVFRCDTPAAAIATSLHEICSKIMAERKSAKAAAGSSSQAGSDVPLQEFPMPKTELVQKFHVLYLGMTSVSRPIGMDILNGAIDSLVSSTGKEVWTPVILSIADTTLAVIKEKEEEEEVLVECRVRFLSFMGVGRDIHTFAFIMDTGSQHFQCHIFWCDPNAGCVSEAVQAACVLRYQKCLVARPPSQRAGTSSPPAADPVTRRVSTSVKRGVQSLIDTLKAKKQPSEVPQQ